A segment of the Marinitoga sp. 1197 genome:
TGATAATAGCTTCTTCTTGACCTACAACACGTTTGTGTAATTCTTTTTCAAGATTTAAAAGCTTTTCTCTTTCTTCTTCGAGCATCTTTTTTGCAGGAATACCTGTCCATTTTTCTATAACTTCTGCTATTCTATCCTCATCAACAATAACCTCTTCATCTTCTTTATCTTTTTCAGTTTCATATTGTTTTTTCAACTCATCTATCTGTTTTTCTAATTCGAATAAATCCTTCTTTTTTAATGCAGCCTTTTCGTACTCACCTTTAACAGTTAATTCATTAATTTCTTCTTCTAATTCTTTAACTTCGTATTCTAATTTTTTTATGTTAGATAACTTTGAACTTTTTTCTAATCTTGCTTTAGCAGATGCTTCATCTATCAAATCTATAGCTTTGTCTGGCAAGAACCTATCTGTTATATATCTATGAGATAATTTTACCGCTGCAACTACTGCGCTATCATCTATAACAACATTATGATGTTTTTCAAAAGTTTCTTTTAACCCTCTTAAAATTGCAATAGCATCTTCCTCATTTGGCTCATCTACCTGTACTGGTTGAAACCTTCTGGCTAATGCCTTATCTTTTTCTATATATTGCCTATATTCATCAAGCGTTGTAGCTCCTATAACACGTAATTCACCACGAGCTAAATCTGGTTTTAACATATTTGCTGCATCCATCGAATTACCTTCAGCTTTTCCCGCTCCAATTATTGTATGTAATTCATCTATAAAAAGGATAATTTTATCTCCCTGTTTTTTAACTTCATCTATAACATTTTTTAATCTTTCTTCAAATTCTCCTCTAAATTTTGCACCTGCTAATAATCTTCCCATATCAAGTTGTAATATTCTTTTTTCTATTAACGCATCAGGAACAGCTCCTTTTATAATTCTTTGCGCCAAACCTTCTACAATGGCTGTTTTACCAACACCCGGATCACCAACTAAAACAGGATTGTTTTTTGTTTTTCTGCTTAATATTTCTATAGTTCTTTGAATTTCAAGATCTCTACCAATTACAGGCATTAATTTTTTTTCTTCAGCCATTTTTGTCAAATCAATTGTAAATTGAGCTAAAACATCAGCTACATTCTCTTCCATTCCTTCTTTTGTGACTTTTATATTCTTGAGTTCTTCATATATTTCATTTGTTGTTAATCCATATTTTGAAAATAATTTTGCAGAATAAGATGTTCCTTCAAGCATAATAGCCAGTAATAAATGCAATGTTGTTATTAATTTGTGTTTTGTTTTTCTTGATTCGCTTTTGGCTATTTCAAATATTCTTTCCAATGTTGGAGAAATATATACTCTGTTATCTCTCATTCCCCCATATGAATATTGAACATTTTCCTCTAATTCATTTTCAATATTCTCCCGAATAGCTTCAACGTTTATAGTTTCAAATATTCTTTTTACATATTCATCATCGCTATCGAGTATAGAAAGAGTTATATGTTCTGGAGTTACTATGTTTGTGCCATAACCATTTGCAAGAGTTCTGGCGTTTTCTATTATTTCCAGTGCCTTTTCTGTGAAATTTTTTGGATTCATCATTTCATTCACCTCCATATATTTTTAAATTTTATTTTTAGCAATCTTAACATATATTTGCTAAAGACCTTTTAAAAAAATAATTTTCCGCAACCTCCGCTTTTTTAGACTTGAAATTTTTAAAAAAGTTCAAATACGAGATATTTTTAAGCAATCTTAACATATATTTGCTAAGATAATTTTACATCTTAAATGTTTCGTGTATATTAACAAAAATAAAAAACAGTGATAAATAATAACAATTAGAAATTGTAATGTTTTTTTAATTAGCATAATTAACATATTTTAAAAATCAACTCTTAACTGTTTTTTAAAATAATAATGTTTTAATTATTCTGGAGGTGGAAAAATGACAAAATTTGTAGATACCACTTTAAGGGACGGGCAACAATCTATTATTGCCACAAGAATGAGAACGGATGAATTTGAGCCAGTTTTAAATAAATTCGACGAAATCGGATTTCATTCAATGGAGGTATGGGGTGGAGCTACTTATGATTCCTGTATCAGATATTTAGACGAAGATCCATGGAATAGATTGAAAATCATTAGAGAAAAGTTAAAAAATACACGAATACAAATGCTTTTAAGGGGTCAGAATATTGTTGGGTATAGAAATTATGCCGATGATGTGGTGGAATTATTTATAAATAAAGTTGCAGATTACGGAATGGATATAATAAGGGTATTCGATGCATTAAATGATATAAGGAATTTGGAAAAAAGTATTGAAATTGCAAAAAAAAGAAAAATACATGTTCAGGGAGCTATTTCCTATACAATAAGTCCTGTTCATAATCTGGAATTTTATTTGAGTTTTGCTAAAGAATTGATAGACAAAGGCGTAGATTCAATTGTTATCAAAGACATGGCAGGTCTCTTAACTCCAAAAATGTCCTATCAATTGATTTCAGAATTAAAAAAGAAGTTTAATGTACCTATTGAATTGCATTCTCATAACACAGCCGGAATGGCATCGATTGCATATCAAGCAGCTATTGACGCTGGTGTTGATTTCATTGATACCGCTTTAAGTCCGTTTGCAAATGCGAGTTCTCAACCAGCGGTGGAGCCTTTTAATTTTGCTCTTGGAGAACCTTTGAATTCAGATTTATTATATGATTTAGCTCATCATTTCTGGAATGTTAGAGATAATCATGTTGAAAACGATATGAGAATGGTTTCCATAGATTCGAGAATATTAAAAGCACAAATCCCTGGAGGAATGTTCTCAAATCTCGTTTCGCAATTAAAATCACAAAAAATGATACATTTATTAGACGATGTTTTGAAGGAAGTGCCAAGAGTTAGAAAGGATCTTGGTTATCCACCTCTTGTAACCCCAACAAGTCAGATAGTTGGCGTTCAGGCTGTTTTAAACGTTATGTATAAAGAACGATATAAGTCCATAACAAAAGAAGTAAAAAATTATTTAAAAGGAATGTATGGAAAACCACCTGCCCCAGTTAATGAAGATTTATTAAAAAAAGCTTTAGGTAACGAAACACCTATTACCTGCCGACCTGCAGATTTATTGGAACCTGAAATTAATAAAGCTCGCGAAGAAATATGCGCATTGGCCGAGAATGATGAGGATTTATTAACCTATATTTTATTTGGCGAAGTTGGAAAAAACTATCTAAAGAAAAAATACGAGAAAGAAATTCAGGTTGATTTTGAACTCGTTGAAGAAAATGAAGAATTTTCAGAAGATGAAAGTGTATATCCTGTATAAAAAGAGGCTGCCATTAGCAGCCTCTTTTTATACATAAATTTATGTATTTATTTATTAAATATAGGAACAGGTATATTCAACCAATATAATGCTGTAAAGTCCGTAATTATAGAGAGTTTCCATAGAGATTTTTTACTGCTTAAATTATAACCATAACCACCAGAAATTCTAATTCCATCAAAGCCATATTTCCCATCTAATATTGAAAAATATTGATTCCATAATTTTTTTGATATATTTGTCCCTAAAATCATATTGCCTATTGTATCATAATATACATAAGGTTCAATTTTTAGAGTTTTTATATCAAATGCCGTCGATGTTTGTATATAATAATTATTATCTTTATATCCAAATAATATGTTATTTTCATAGTAATTCTGACTATTTATTGTATATGGGCTTTTTGTCAAACTAATTTGAATATCTTTTGATAAAAATTTAGAGTTTTCAAGTTGGAAAAAAATATTAATATTTAAATAATTTTTCTTTTTCAAATAAAATTCGAAATTTTTTGATATATTTATTTCAGAATATATATTATTATTTAGATATTTGAATTTTGCGAAGTTTTGAGTATAATAGTCAAGATAAACTCCTACAACAGGTATGATCTCATTAAAATCTGTTAATATTCCTCCACCTATTCCATAATTAATTCCTTCGCTAATAGCGGCATAAATAACCCCTACGTCATCATTTTCAATATACGGAAATAAGATTCCATATTTTAACTCCTCCTTGTACTTATTAACATTATTTATTTTAAAATTTTTATTATAATTATCCAGTTCTTTTTTTTGCGGTTTATAAATAAAAATTTTAGATTCTTTTGCTAAATCAGAATTTTTAATTCTGGATAAATGATATCCCTCTTCATTATAATATAAAAAATATAAATTTTCATTCAGAACAACCGGGTAAAAGACTCCATATATGTGGTTTGTTAATTTCGTCAATTTTTTTGTTTTTAAATTCAGCGAATAAATATTAAAAATATTGTCTTCATAATTTGCGGTATAATATAATTTGTTGTTTTTTATGAATATATTCATTTCTGTATATTTGTCGTTTGTAACTTGTATTAAATCATAATTATTTAAATCAATATAATAAATATCATTTTGATTGTTTATATTCCCGGAAAAATATATTTTATTATTTGAGTAATAAAAGTCATTTACTATATATTTTCCCCAGTCTAATACTTTTCGTATTTTTGAATCTCTTAAATCCCATATAAATATTGCGGTTAAACCATTATTTATTTTTGTATATACTATACGATTATTATCAATAAATTTAAATGTTTTAACTCTTTTATCAATTAAAGTATCTGATATAGGGCAGTCGCATTTTAAATATAATAAATTCATGTTTTCGATCTGAGTGATATATGTGATTTTCCCATCATCTGAAATATCAAAATTTCTTATATCAGGTAATATTAATTTATTTCCTTTATATACACCACTTCTTTTTCCTGGAGATTGCTTATAATAATATAAGTAATTGCCATCTGTTTTAAGGTTCGAAGTATAATGGTATGAATCATCTAAAGCTTTATAATCGCTATCATATCCTTTGTTTAATAGCTCTATATATTCGTTTTTATATTTTACTTTTATATATAATAAAAAGTCATTCCATTTTTCATCTGTAACTCTTTCAAACGATGTGCTTATCGTGCTGAAAAATAAATGTGAATTTATATCTTTTATTATTTCTCTTAATTTATCTTCACCATATTTTTCAGAAATTTCTTTTGTGAAAATAGCTCCATACATATAATTAAAACCCGCAGGACTCCAGATATCTTTTGATGCTCCACTTCCAAGACTATATCGCGGGTATTCCTTGGATAATATTTCGGCTTTTAAATACATGTTAAACAAATCATTTTGAAATCTTCCTTTAAAATATTTACTCTCCATATATATGGATAAACCTTCATGTAAATAGCTGGGTTCCCATGAAGATATTAATATTTTTTTTATTATATTATCTGGAATCCATGATATATATTTATTTGTCATATTTCCATAAAATATATGGTTTAATTCATGAGAAAATACAAAAGGAATCCAATTTTCAACATTTGTGCTCAATCCCATTTTTGCTTGAGGAGAATTTATATATAATCTGATAATATTAATTTGAGGAACGGCAAAAGCGTTTACAAAATCAACATCATCAAAAATAAAAACTGTAATACTACCGGGTTTTGTATCATAAAATCCCGAATAATCTTCATATAATTTATCGGAAACATTTTTTAATTCATCATAATATAGATATAAATCTTTTTCAAATACAAATTTAAAATATTTTGTTTCCTTTTCATAAGCTTTCTGAGAGAAGTTGTAAATCATTTCTCCATAAGATATTAAAGCTATTAGAAACATAAAAAATACTACTAAAAATTTTTTCACATTTACACCTCCAATAAAATATGCTATAATAAAAATATGCTAAATATATTTATCTAAAGGAGTCATACTATGAAAGCTGTTATTATTGATGGTTATGTTGATGAACCTGCAATTTTAGGTGTTCCACCCTATGTTTCCCCATATATAAGATATGCTGCTGGTGCATTGTATTATCATGGTATTGACGTTGATTATTATACCATAGATCAAGTTAGAAAAGGCACAATGTGGCAATCATTTAATAATTACGAATATTTAATAATCATTGCTGGTGTTACGGTACCTGGACATTATCTTGGCGGAACCCCAATTTCTTTAAGTGAAATAAATAGATTATTCTCTTTAAACAAAGAGCCATTAAGAGTATTAGGCGGACCAATTGTAAAAGGCTACACATTAACAGGCGGAAGAAGAGCAGTAAAAATAGCATCAGATAATATAGATTATATAGTAGAAGGAGACATTGAAAAATTCCTGTTTAAATATCCCATTTCTGATGACTTCAATTTAAAGGACAAATCTGACTATGATTTAATTTCAAAAATAGCACCTCTTGGTGCTGAAATATTAAAAAAACATCCAAGGTATCCAGATATTATAGTTGAAATGGATGTGTCCCGAGGATGCGAAAGAACCAATGGTTTTTGTTCTTTCTGTACAGAACCGTTAATAAATGGAAAATATAGAGAACGACCTTTAAAAGATCTATTGGATGAGGCAATATCTATTTCAAAGATAGGAGTTAAGAATTTTAGATTTGGAAGAGCTGCGGACTTTCTTGCTTATGGTTCGTTATTAAATAATGGAGAACCAAATATATATCTATTTGACGAATTATATAGTGAAATGTCAAAAATTGCGGATATTATTCATACTGATAATGCAAACCCTGCATATATTATAAAACATAAAAACAAGATTAAAAAAATACTGGAAATTATAGTTAAATATAACACTGCAGGAGATATTCTCTCTTTTGGTATAGAATCGTTTGATAAAGAGGTTATATTAAAAAATAAAATTGATATTATGCCTGATGAAGCTATAGAGGCTATAAGAATTGTAAATGAAATTGGAAAAGCACGAGATGAAAATGGAATCCCGAAATTATTGCCTGGTATAAACCTATTATTTGGATTGATAGGTGAAACGAAAAATACCTTTGAGATAAATAGGAAATATATGGAAAAAATTATGCAAGAAGATTTGTTAGTTAGAAGAATTAATATTCGCCAGGTAATGGCATTTCCAGGAACATTATTATATAATATTAAACCAAAACAACATAAAAAAGATTTTATAAAATTTAAAGAATATATGGAAAAGTATAATAATGAGATGCTTAAAAAAGTTTTTCCGGTTGGCAGTATATTAAAAAATTTAATAATAGAAGATATACAGGGAAAAGTTTCATTTGGAAGGCAACTGGGAACATATCCTATAAAAACAGGAGTAATAGGGAAATATGATATTTTCCAAAAATTGAATGGTGTTGTAATAGATCACGGTTCAAGATCAATTACGGCCTTAAAATTACCTTTTGATATTAATACAGCTACTATTGAAGAATTATCAGCAATTAATGGTATAGGAAAAAAAACAGCAGAAAATATTATTTTGATGAGACCAATAAAGAATTTAAATGATTTAAAAAATATGAGCAATAATATAAAACATATTTTAAACAAACTCAATTCCATTAACAGGGGGGGATTTTATGAGTAAGGTTAGGGTACTTGGTATTTTTATTCACGATCGAAAAAAAGAAGCAGGTGAAGTTCAAAGGCTTCTCACTGGGTTTGGTTGCATTATAAAAACAAGATTAGGCTTACATGATGCATTTGATGATGATTGCAGCGACAGAGGTTTGATACTTTTAGAATTATCAGGGAATGAAAGTTTATGGGGAGATTTAGAAGACAAATTGTCAAAAATTGAAGGTATAAAAGTTCAAAAAATGGATTTTGAATATTAAAAAAAGCAACCCTGACGGGTTGCTTTTTTTAATGCTTATTTGTCTTCTTCATTGATTTTTAATATTGCCAGAAAAGCATTTTGAGGTATTGTTACTCGTCCAATTTGTCTCATTCTCTTTTTTCCTTCTTTTTGTTTTTCGAGCAATTTCATTTTTCTTGTAATATCGCCACCATAACATTTAGCAAGTACATCTTTTCTGTAAGCCTTTATGGTTGATCTTGCGATTATCCTTCCATCGCCTTTTGCTTGAATTGGTATTTCAAATTGATGTTTTGGTATTAAATCTTTTAATTTTTCCACCATTTTTTTAGAAACCTCATACATTTTACTTTTATGCACAATAAAAGATAATGCTTCAACTGGTTCTCTATTTACTAAAATCGTTACTTTTATTAAATCAGATTTTCTATATCCAATTAATTCGTAATCCATAGATGCATAACCACGACTAATAGCTTTCATTCTATCAAAAAAGTCAAATATTATCTCACCAAGCGGAACTTCGAAGTGCATAACAACTCTATCTTTACCAGCATTAGATACAGAGATAAATTCCCCTCTTTTTTCATTCTGAACTACTCCCATTAATCCTCCCATATATTCTGTTGGAGTTATTATATCTAATTTCACATAAGGTTCATAAACTTCTTCTAACAAATCCTGATCCGGAAATTGTGTTGGGTCATGGATTTCCATTTCTTCACCATTTTTAGTTTTAACTTTATACACAACATTAGGAGCTGTTAATATTATAGCCAGCTCAAATTCCCTTTCTATTCTTTCTCTTACAACATCCATGTGTAAAAGTCCTAAAAAACCACATCTGAATCCAAAACCCAGTGCTGGTGAATGTTCTGGCACAAAAGTTAAAGCTGCATCATTTAACTTTAGTTTTTCAAGAGCTTTTCGTAATTCCTCATAGTAATCCGGTACTCCAGGATAAATTCCTGCATATACCATGGGCTTTACTTCTTTATACCCCGGAAGAGGTTCATCTACAGGGTCACTGGCACTTGTAACAGTATCTCCAACACGAGCTAATTCAACATCTTTAATACCAGCTATTATATACCCAACCTCACCAGCAGACAGAGAATCTGTTTTTTGCATTTCAGGGTGAAATATACCAACTTCAACAACTTCATATTTTTCTTTATTTGACATTGTCATTATTTTATCTCCTGGTTTTACGGTTCCGCTGAATATTCTTGTATAAATAATAACCCCTCTATATTTGTCATATTTTGCATCAAATATCAAAGCCTTTAATTTATCATTATGTGTTCCTTTGATTGTTGGTGCAGGAATCCTTTTTATAATTTCTTCTAATAGGTTTTCAACACCTTCTCCTGTTTTTCCTGAAATTTTCATTGCTTCTTCACCAGAAATTCCTATTAAATCCTCAATTTCTGCTAATGTTTCCTCAATATTGGCATTTGGTAAATCTATTTTATTTATTGCAGGAATTATTTCTAAATCATTCTCTATTGCAAGATACGTGTTAGCAACAGTTTGAGCCTCTACGCCTTGTGACGCATCAACAAGCAATACAGCTCCTTCACAAGCCGCAAGACTTCTTGAAACTTCATATGTAAAGTCAACATGACCAGGAGTGTCTATTATATTTATCTCATAAGTATTGCCATCTTTAGCATCATACATAATTTTAACAGGTTGGGATTTTATGGTTATACCTCGTTCCTGTTCAATATCCATCATATCAAGATATTGGTCATGCATCTTTCTTTTTTCAACGCTTTTTGTAAGTTCCAGTATTCTATCAACAAGAGTGGTTTTTCCGTGATCTATATGAGCAATTATGCTTATATTTCTAATCAGCTCCGGATTATACACAAAAACACCTCCAAACACTTTTTACTTATTATATCAAAATTTTCTTTAAAAAATATGACGAATGAATAGCTTTAAGCTTTTAATATATTAAAAATTTATATGTATTCACCAATTAAATTAACAGGTATATCAATAATCTCTTTTATTTTTTCATAATCATTTCTTTTCAAAGTAACAATTGCACATGTTGCAGGTCCTGCACTTTTATATACATCTAAAACAATATTTTTAGATAAAATAAAATTCAAATTTTCTGTTTTTGCTATTTCATTCGCTTCATACAATAATCCTTTTGAGCCAACTGGCAAAATTTCATGTATGAAATTAAGATTCCTCAACTTTAATAATTCAGAAATGGTTAAAATATCTTTACTCCCAACAACTTCTTCACCAACTTTTGGAATTCCAATTACTAAAGCTATATCTCCCGAAACTGTTAAAAAATTTATGTTTCTTTTTTTTATACCAATTACTGTTATTCCCATTCCTGTTTGAATTACAGGAAAGTTTTCTTCTGTACTGCCCGTGATTATTTTATCCATATCAAGTTTTAACGGTTTTACAGCTTTTTTTATACCTTCTAAAATTTTTTTTCCTGTATTATTCATTTCAACTGAAAGAGTGTTTACTATTGCAATAGGATATGCTCCATACGCAATAATTTCAGATAGCGCAACATGAGCTCCAAAATAACCAACTATTTCAGGCGGAACTTTAACTATATCCTTTTCTTTATTTCCAATTGCTCCAGAAGAATCACAGGCAATTACTATTTCTTTTTTCTTATCCAGTTCTATAATGCTCAAATCTCTAAACTTTTTAATTTTCATACACCCACCTTTTTCTTTACCTTTAACATATCTTTTTTAAAATTCCAAAATTGTTTTTATATTCTATTTCTATTAGACTGCCAAAATCACAACTAAAATTCCACATTTTATCGATGTCCAATCTAAGCAAATAAACAATAATAATTCGAATTACTCCACAATGTGAAACTATTAAATATGTTTTATTTTCATTCTTTTTTTTCTCAATAAAATTAACAACTCTATTATAAAATTCTATAAAACTTTCTCCACCTGGAAATATAAAATTCTTGTAATCTCGTATCCATTTAATATACTCATTTTCGTATTCTCTTTGTATAGTTTCTATGTTTTTACCTTCAAAATATCCAAAATTTATTTCTTTTAATTCTTCTCTTTTTTCAACCTTAATATTAAAAATTTTTGCTACTTCCAAAGCTGTATAATATGACCTTTTTAAAGGACTGGAATATATTTTATCAATTTTCTTATCCCTTATTTTCTCTTTTATAATTTCTATTTGTATCTTCCCTTTTTTTGTTAACGGAAAATCACTCCACCCACTATATATTTTCTTTACATTAGCTTCCGTTTCACCATGCCTTATCAATATTAAATTCAAGATAAAACACCTCTAAATATATATAATAAAAATAAAAATATACTTTGTGAAGATTCTATTATTAGTCCTATTGTATCACCAGTCATTCCACCAATTTTGCTTTTTATATATTTTGTTATTAATATAACCATCAAAAAACTCAAAATTATCGGTATTAATATATATTTATTAAATATTACAATTGATATTATTAAAATTAAAATCATCGAAAATAACGCTTCTTTTAATCCACAATTATCTATAAACACATTACCTATCCCCTGTTCTTTTCTCGCATATTCACTAAAAGAAGCTGCTAATATAGCAGAGATCCTACCAATTGCAGGCGTTAATATCAAAAATTTATAATCAAGATAATAACTCAACAAAAGAGCTGGGGCAAATACCATAAAAAGCCCTAACACACCAAATGTTCCTATTCTACTATCTCTCATAATTTCAAGAATTCGTTCTTTACTTCGGTTACTAAAAATCCCATCAAATGAATCTGCAACACCATCAATATGCAAACCACCTGTTATCCATATATAAAATATCCATATCATTAAAATTATTATTGACTTATCTAAATATGGTTCAAATATCGAAAATACATACATAAAAAAACCAATAAAGAGACCTAATAATGGTAAAAATAATATACCTTTTGCAAAATCTTTTTCATTAAATTCAAAATTATATTTTATAGGTATTCTTGTAAAAAAAGTTATTATTAAAATAATACTTTTCATAATCCACCCCACTACTTTAATTTTAAAGGTATTCCAGATATTGTTATATATACTTCATCAGAATTCTTAGCTAAATATTGATTTATTCTTCCTGCAATATCTCTGAATATATTTCCTAATTTATATGAAGGAACTATCCCCATTCCAACTTCATTTGTAACTATAATCATATTTTTTTCTTTTATTTTTATGATTTTAATCAACTTTTCTACTTCAACAAAAATCTCTTTTTCAATTTCATCTATTTTATTATAATCAATTTTATCAAAATCAATATTGTATTTCAAAAGTAAATTTGAAACCATTAACGTCATGCACTCAAAAATAATTGTGTCTGAAATTAAAAATTCTTCATTATTTAATAAATTATCAAAATTTTTAAACTGTTCTAGTGTTTTCCAGTCTTTTGGCCTAGCATTTTTATGTTTTTTTATTCTGTTCCTCATTCCATCATCAAATGGTATTGCTGTTGCTATATATAAAATATTATTTCCAAATTTCTTTGCTATTTTTTGCGCAAATGTGCTTTTTCCACTCCTTGCACCACCTGTAACCATAATAATTTTAGCCATATTACACCTCCTATAATTTCCATTCACCATAGGAAATCTTCCTGTTAAATAATACGTATTCATTTTACCATAAATAGTACATAGTTTATTTATTTTAATTTTTGATTGTCTATAATGTATTAAAATTTTTAGAATTTAAAAGTTTAAGAAAGCCTTTTAATTCTCACATCAGAATTTACGAATTTATAATGAAAAATAATGGATTTTTGACAATTGAAAATATAGTACATATATGATACAATATCATTGAAAAGTAAATACCTCCGGAATTAAAGGTGAGAAATCTTAATAGGGAAGGCGGTGAAAATCCGTCACGGCCCCGCCACCGTAACTGGGGACGAAACCAGCAAAAGCCACTGGTATAAACCGGGAAGGCGCTGGAAGTAGGAAGATCCAGAAGTCGGGAGACCTGCCTTTAATTCCAGAGCAATCCCATTTGCGAGGGCAATTGGGATAGAATTTTTATTTTTATAGGAGGTGGCAGTATGAAAGTTCAGGAGTTTTTAGGAAAAAATTTTCTAAAGGAGTATGGGATTAAAGTACCAGCGTCATATCTGATAAGACCAGAAAACGATATTAGAGTTCAATTCTTACCAGCAGTATTAAAATCGCAAGTATTAGTTGGAGGTCGTATGAAGGCTGGTGGTGTATTATTTGCCAAAGATGAAAATGAATTTTTGTCTAAAACAAAAGTTCTACTAAAGAAAGAAATTAAAGGTGAAAAACCGTATGGTGTTCTCATCGAAGAAATGATACCTTTTGAAAAAGAATATTATATTTCTCTTGTATTAGATAGAGAAAAAAAAGATATTATTATATTATATTCTGAAAATGGCGGTATTGATATTGAAGAAAATAAAGATAGCATAAAAAAATTAAATTTTGAAAATTACGAAGAGTTTTTACCAGAAAAAATACAAAAAATTATACCAAATCTAAGAAAATTATTTAGAGAAAAAGATTTAACTTTATTAGAAATCAATCCATTAGTTGAAGATAGTAAAGGAGAAATATATGCTCTTGATAGTGTAATGCATCTTGATGATAACGCAATATTCAGACAGGAATGGGCAAAGGATTTTATCAAAGAGGAATATCCTTTTCATTTTGTCAAATTAAATGGAGATATAGGCATAATTGGTTGTGGTGCAGGAATAGTTATGGCTACAATGGATGCTGTAAAATTAGCTGGTGGAGAACCAGCAGATTTTCTGGATCTTGGCGGAGGAGCAGA
Coding sequences within it:
- a CDS encoding pyruvate carboxylase subunit B → MTKFVDTTLRDGQQSIIATRMRTDEFEPVLNKFDEIGFHSMEVWGGATYDSCIRYLDEDPWNRLKIIREKLKNTRIQMLLRGQNIVGYRNYADDVVELFINKVADYGMDIIRVFDALNDIRNLEKSIEIAKKRKIHVQGAISYTISPVHNLEFYLSFAKELIDKGVDSIVIKDMAGLLTPKMSYQLISELKKKFNVPIELHSHNTAGMASIAYQAAIDAGVDFIDTALSPFANASSQPAVEPFNFALGEPLNSDLLYDLAHHFWNVRDNHVENDMRMVSIDSRILKAQIPGGMFSNLVSQLKSQKMIHLLDDVLKEVPRVRKDLGYPPLVTPTSQIVGVQAVLNVMYKERYKSITKEVKNYLKGMYGKPPAPVNEDLLKKALGNETPITCRPADLLEPEINKAREEICALAENDEDLLTYILFGEVGKNYLKKKYEKEIQVDFELVEENEEFSEDESVYPV
- a CDS encoding ATP-dependent Clp protease ATP-binding subunit — encoded protein: MMNPKNFTEKALEIIENARTLANGYGTNIVTPEHITLSILDSDDEYVKRIFETINVEAIRENIENELEENVQYSYGGMRDNRVYISPTLERIFEIAKSESRKTKHKLITTLHLLLAIMLEGTSYSAKLFSKYGLTTNEIYEELKNIKVTKEGMEENVADVLAQFTIDLTKMAEEKKLMPVIGRDLEIQRTIEILSRKTKNNPVLVGDPGVGKTAIVEGLAQRIIKGAVPDALIEKRILQLDMGRLLAGAKFRGEFEERLKNVIDEVKKQGDKIILFIDELHTIIGAGKAEGNSMDAANMLKPDLARGELRVIGATTLDEYRQYIEKDKALARRFQPVQVDEPNEEDAIAILRGLKETFEKHHNVVIDDSAVVAAVKLSHRYITDRFLPDKAIDLIDEASAKARLEKSSKLSNIKKLEYEVKELEEEINELTVKGEYEKAALKKKDLFELEKQIDELKKQYETEKDKEDEEVIVDEDRIAEVIEKWTGIPAKKMLEEEREKLLNLEKELHKRVVGQEEAIIKVSQHVRKARAGLKDPTRPIGSFLFLGPTGVGKTELAKSLAEVLFDTEEALIRIDMSEYMEKHAVSRLIGSPPGYVGYEQGGQLTEAVRRKPYSVILIDEIEKAHPDVFNILLQVLDDGRLTDGKGNTVDFRNTIIIMTSNIGSENILNKLENRGKLGFVNEEERLNEEKDMEKIVREELKKYFRPEFLNRLDEIVVFKPLSVDEVKEIVGIMMRRLEERLKEKDLELMITENAKEYIARKGYDRIFGARPLRRVIEREIEMELANMIIAGKIPPKSKVIIDLDKDKLNIRVGKGEIKTKKD
- the lepA gene encoding translation elongation factor 4; the protein is MYNPELIRNISIIAHIDHGKTTLVDRILELTKSVEKRKMHDQYLDMMDIEQERGITIKSQPVKIMYDAKDGNTYEINIIDTPGHVDFTYEVSRSLAACEGAVLLVDASQGVEAQTVANTYLAIENDLEIIPAINKIDLPNANIEETLAEIEDLIGISGEEAMKISGKTGEGVENLLEEIIKRIPAPTIKGTHNDKLKALIFDAKYDKYRGVIIYTRIFSGTVKPGDKIMTMSNKEKYEVVEVGIFHPEMQKTDSLSAGEVGYIIAGIKDVELARVGDTVTSASDPVDEPLPGYKEVKPMVYAGIYPGVPDYYEELRKALEKLKLNDAALTFVPEHSPALGFGFRCGFLGLLHMDVVRERIEREFELAIILTAPNVVYKVKTKNGEEMEIHDPTQFPDQDLLEEVYEPYVKLDIITPTEYMGGLMGVVQNEKRGEFISVSNAGKDRVVMHFEVPLGEIIFDFFDRMKAISRGYASMDYELIGYRKSDLIKVTILVNREPVEALSFIVHKSKMYEVSKKMVEKLKDLIPKHQFEIPIQAKGDGRIIARSTIKAYRKDVLAKCYGGDITRKMKLLEKQKEGKKRMRQIGRVTIPQNAFLAILKINEEDK
- a CDS encoding radical SAM protein, giving the protein MKAVIIDGYVDEPAILGVPPYVSPYIRYAAGALYYHGIDVDYYTIDQVRKGTMWQSFNNYEYLIIIAGVTVPGHYLGGTPISLSEINRLFSLNKEPLRVLGGPIVKGYTLTGGRRAVKIASDNIDYIVEGDIEKFLFKYPISDDFNLKDKSDYDLISKIAPLGAEILKKHPRYPDIIVEMDVSRGCERTNGFCSFCTEPLINGKYRERPLKDLLDEAISISKIGVKNFRFGRAADFLAYGSLLNNGEPNIYLFDELYSEMSKIADIIHTDNANPAYIIKHKNKIKKILEIIVKYNTAGDILSFGIESFDKEVILKNKIDIMPDEAIEAIRIVNEIGKARDENGIPKLLPGINLLFGLIGETKNTFEINRKYMEKIMQEDLLVRRINIRQVMAFPGTLLYNIKPKQHKKDFIKFKEYMEKYNNEMLKKVFPVGSILKNLIIEDIQGKVSFGRQLGTYPIKTGVIGKYDIFQKLNGVVIDHGSRSITALKLPFDINTATIEELSAINGIGKKTAENIILMRPIKNLNDLKNMSNNIKHILNKLNSINRGGFYE